One stretch of Euphorbia lathyris chromosome 7, ddEupLath1.1, whole genome shotgun sequence DNA includes these proteins:
- the LOC136201537 gene encoding uncharacterized protein, with protein MSDSYGKVKGGRLTFKGGILATTSKTIEKNKKKKKKNKKAGEVDDETQLSSAAAAAVVVEGTEDIETGVAGEVYTIDAAKRLKYEELFPVETKRFGYHGKAEFKSLEDALDDRVKKKADRYCK; from the coding sequence ATGTCGGATTCATACGGGAAAGTGAAAGGAGGAAGACTCACCTTCAAAGGAGGAATTTTAGCGACCACCAGCAAAACcatcgagaagaacaagaagaagaagaaaaagaacaagAAGGCCGGTGAAGTCGATGACGAAACGCAGCTTTCTTctgccgccgccgccgccgtcGTCGTTGAAGGGACGGAGGATATTGAAACTGGCGTAGCAGGCGAGGTTTACACAATCGACGCGGCTAAACGGCTTAAATACGAGGAGCTTTTCCCTGTGGAGACGAAGAGGTTTGGTTACCATGGCAAGGCTGAGTTCAAATCATTGGAAGATGCTTTGGATGATCGCGTTAAGAAGAAGGCGGATCGATATTGCAAATGA
- the LOC136235235 gene encoding guanosine nucleotide diphosphate dissociation inhibitor 1, producing the protein MDEEYDVIVLGTGLKECILSGLLSVDGLKVLHMDRNDYYGGESASLNLIQLWKRFRGNDKPPAHLGSSRDYNVDMIPKFMMANGNLVRVLIHTDVTKYLYFKAVDGSFVYSKGKVHKVPATDMEALKSPLMGIFEKRRARKFFIYVQDYKENDPKTHEGMDLSRVTTRELIAKYGLDDNTIDFIGHALALNRDDRYLDEPARDTVLRMKLYAESLARFQGGSPYIYPLYGLGELPQAFARLSAVYGGTYMLNKPECKVEFEEGKVIGVTSEGETAKCKKVVCDPSYLTGKVKKVGRVARAIAIMSHPIPSTNDSHSVQIILPQKQLGRKSDMYLFCCSYSHNVAPKGKFIAFVSSEAETDNPEAELKPGIDLLGPVDEIFFEIYDRYEPVNEPALDNCFISTSYDATTHFESTVTDVLNMYSMITGKALDLSVDLSAASAAEE; encoded by the exons ATGGATGAAGAGTACGATGTAATTGTGTTAGGAACTGGTCTCAAAGAATGCATACTTAGTGGTCTTCTCTCTGTTGATGGCCTTAAG GTTCTGCACATGGACAGAAATGACTATTATGGAGGAGAGTCAGCATCACTTAATCTCATTCAG CTCTGGAAGAGATTCAGGGGAAATGATAAGCCTCCAGCTCATCTGGGTTCAAGTAGGGATTACAATGTGGATATGATCCCTAAG TTCATGATGGCAAATGGAAATCTTGTGCGAGTTCTTATTCATACTGATGTTACCAAATATTTGTACTTCAAAGCAGTGGATGGAAGCTTTGTCTACAGCAAAGGAAAG gTTCACAAGGTGCCTGCTACTGACATGGAGGCTCTCAAATCCCCACTGATGGGTATTTTTGAAAAACGCCGTGCTCGCAAGTTTTTCATATACGTTCAAGATTACAAGGAAAATGATCCTAAAACACACGAGGGCATGGACTTGTCAAGGGTGACAACCAGAGAACTGATCGC AAAATATGGTCTCGATGACAACACTATAGACTTCATTGGTCATGCTCTAGCGCTCAATAGAGATGATCGTTACCTAGACGAACCTGCACGGGACACTGTGCTGAGAATGAAG TTATATGCGGAGTCTCTTGCTCGATTTCAAGGAGGATCACCATATATTTATCCTTTATACGGATTAGGAGAGCTTCCCCAG GCATTTGCACGGCTTAGTGCTGTTTATGGTGGCACCTATATGTTGAATAAACCTGAGTGCAAG GTAGAATTTGAGGAAGGTAAAGTTATCGGCGTCACGTCAGAAGGGGAGACTGCTAAGTGCAAGAAAGTTGTTTGTGATCCTTCATACTTAACTGGCAAG GTCAAAAAGGTTGGTAGAGTTGCCAGGGCAATTGCCATTATGAGCCACCCAATTCCAAGCACCAACGACTCTCATTCAGTTCAAATTATCTTGCCACAGAAGCAGTTGGGTCGCAAATCAGACAT GTACCTTTTCTGCTGTTCTTATTCTCACAATGTCGCTCCAAAGGGAAAATTTATTGCATTTGTTTCATCAGAGGCAGAGACTGATAATCCTGAGGCTGAATTGAAGCCCGGAATCGATCTTCTAGGTCCTGTTGATGAGATATTTTTCGAGATTTATGACAGATATGAACCAGTCAATGAACCCGCTCTTGACAATTGCTTTATATCAACA AGTTATGATGCTACAACGCACTTTGAGTCTACTGTTACAGATGTTCTGAATATGTATAGCATGATCACTGGAAAG GCTCTTGACCTGAGTGTGGATTTGAGTGCTGCGAGTGCTGCAGAAGAATGA